One Phyllopteryx taeniolatus isolate TA_2022b chromosome 12, UOR_Ptae_1.2, whole genome shotgun sequence genomic window, atgaaaGTTCACAAGGGTGGGGATATTTCTCAGATTTAATCATTTCCAAATTCAGCTCTTTCAATATACCATATTAATAATTTACTGTTTACATCAAATTGTACATTTGGTTCTATTGGTGCCACTTTCGACCATTTTGAATCCCAcgaaaactgcatttttgtaTTCCTGGCTATTTACCTGTACTGGATTACAGTTTCTACAAGATGACATCATTTATAAATTTTGGGACAAGGGAGCAATTTCATGTCATATTATTAGTTTCCTAAAGAGGTGTGTAATGGCTTACTGTACTTCATTGGAGCAAATAAATGATGCAATTTTGATCTCAAGAAGTGGCGAGAACCTCAGCTGACCACAGAGAAgaagaattacattttaattttgcaaGTAGAAGCTTCTCTGCTGGCTGTAGAAAGACTGCACTATTGGCAATGCAGTGGTGCCTGGACACATTAGTTTAATCTAGTCTGTGACTACGCTTCTTTTTCTTGTGTATGAAACAGCAAAGGTCCCATTGTTACATCCAGGCGCTGCAGCCATTGGAGTGTGTATTCGTCGAGTGCTGCGAGATCCACGTTGCCATCACGAGGTCGATGGATAGAGCAGTGATGAATTAGATGTTGTGTAGTTTGGAGTTCTGGTCCGCAGACACAAGATGGTGATTCGATAAGACCCCAAGCAGTACATGTTGTTGTTGAAACAGcccacaccactgcaaaaatTATTGAGTCTTTCCAGGGCAATTCTGAACCAGGTGGGGCCTTGGTGTTAGGGAGTACCGTGAACTGATCTGGTcttgcaatttttttcaaaaattgtacTCCAGGCTCCTAAGATGGTGTAATCAGAGTCATGAAGGCCTGCAGCATAGTGAGAAAATAGATGACAGGATTTCAGTTTCCGAGACCTCAGATAATGTGCCTCAATGATCAGCTGTTTTAGAGAATGTTCTTCATTCGGTACAGTTTGTTGAGTAAGCTGGTAGATACCATTTTCTCTTTCAGGCTGGCAGGGGGAATGCCTGACAGTACTGGTAGTAGGCCAGTGGAAGTGGGACGCAGGCATCTGGCAATTATCCTCATGGTATCATTGAGGGTGATATCAACCTTGGTGGCATGTGCACTGTGGCACCACACAGGTGTAGGTGTGAAGGTGTGATCACACTCATGATTCAAAACactatctcaaatcatcattcTTGGCCACGAACAAGATGAAAGTGTCGTCAAATCCAAGAAGGCCTGAGGTATAAGAAGTCGGGGAGTTTTGCTGGCCCCTATGAGTGAATTGTGAGGCTCTCCACCTCCCTCGAGAGCAGTGTGTCGTCATCCACCCACCAAAGCAGAGTAGACGGGGAGCGTTTACAAGTCGCTGAGGGGCACTGGTATTGAGGAAAGGCAGTGTTGAACATACTGTCACCCACTTGGGACCACAGAAGGTTGCTGTTTAGTCCCAGATTCTTCAGTGTCTCTATGATGAATGGAcagccagacagacagacggatagAGAGATGGATAATGTCAATGTGTTTCCGTCCAGAGGCGGAGGCCAGGGTGACGTCGGGGAGTCGCCCTCAGTGTTCCCGTTCAAAAGACGGTCAGCTGTGGTTCAACATTTCTCGGAAGAGGATGTCGGTGTGTGACGGAGTCACGTGGAAAACTCTTCAGGGCGGTGAGTGTTCTGACATGGGCTTGTGTTGGGAATCAATAATATTGTTTAATAGAGAGACTAtgaatgcctgtgagtattgctgcATGATCTGTTTGGCTGTATTGCTGCTCTATGGGATAAAGTCACAGTTGTTTGAAGATTTTAAATTACTGGCAGATCTATGGTAAATTCCCTTAGTCGGTGCATAGTGTTTCagattattaaatgtttttcaataaaattgaattgaatatagCAGGTGTGTTTGCAGGTAGCGAGCGTCTGGACTACGTGGAGGACTTCCAGGACTTGTACACAGCCTCAGAAACCTTTGATGTGGAAGTCTTCTCCATCCCGTCCGTAGGCCTCTTCCTGGCTGCCGCCAACAGGTGACAAGGCTTTTCTGGCCATGCCGCACACTACGTggctgactgttttctgctggtGTCCGACAGGGACTCTGGGCCTGGCTCAGGGATCTACAGGTGGACCAAGGGCTCTTTCAGACTTTACCAGAACATCAGCACTCGCGAGGCTCGCGCTTGGAAACATTTCACCATCGACGGTCAGGTGAGCTGCAATTTTTTACCCTTCATTTACAACTAAATACAGTCAACCCACTATGTCGCAGTTCCATTTACATGGCACCTACCTGCACTGCCATCAAGATATTTACACAGTATATAGACAGCATTTGACAGTCATATCCCTGTAAATAAAAGTTTATGTATAAGAAATAATCGACATTTAGGCAGTCTCGTGGGATTTCACTCTCTTgggctctgattggctgctgatGATATCACGCATATATGGATAGAAcacttttagttttgttttgaatacCAAGTCAAAGGCAGGCAGAGTCTTTCCCAAGTTTTAGTCGCAAGAATTGGTGGCTTAAATCTGACTAGGGTGAAGTCATGTGACTGGAGGCCCCCGCCTTTGATTGGTTGTCAGAGTTTCCTGGTCGTGGCCAATTCCAGGGAGGCGGACCGAGAGCTGTCTGTTATTTACCGGTGGAACGGTCACCGGCTGCGTTTCGTGCACTATCAAAGCCTGGAGACGTATGCTGCCCTGGACTGGGAAGCGTTCAACATGCACAACCACAGCTTCCTGGTGGTAGCCAATCACAGACAAGGTAGGCGACAGCAACAGAAGCACTCAATGGCAAAATAttgaatgcaaaatgaaaacatgtcaTTGGTGTGTTCAGCATCCAATCACAACATCAACAGCGTCATCTACAGGTGGAACCCAAAGTCCAAGGTAGGTGCTCTCTGCcctctgctgcttttttttttttttttttttttgcttaaatctGGCTTGATACACAGCTAAAAAAATTAACCGGACTCGTAAAAACCTTATTTGAAACTTTGATACgcgaatttgaaaccctaaccctggcctgaaatatttatttaatgactgtaaccttgagtttgaaaccataattttatttattcactgcAGCTGTTTGAGGTGAACCAGACCCTGTCCACATCGGGTGCGTACGACTGGGAGTTCTTCACCATGGGACCGTACCACTTCCTGGTGGTAGCCAACACCTTTGATGGCCGGACCACCAACATCGGCTCGACCATTTACATctggatggacggatgtttcCGGACCTTCCAAAACATTCCAGTATGTCATACAGACCTTCCAGAACATTTTGGATAGTATTGAACTTCTAGAACATCCTGGTTAGCGTTCTGGACCCTCCTAAAAATCCCATTTAGTGTACCGGACCTTCTAGAACTACCCGGTTAGTGTTCTGAAACATTCCAGTTAGTGTCCCAAACCTTCCAAAACATTCTAGTAAGTGTTCCAGACCTTCCAGAAAATTCAGGTTAATGTTCAGGAGCTTCAAGAACATCCCAGTCAGTATTCCGGGACCTTACAGAGCATCCCAGTTAGCTGGACCCTCCTGAACATCCCATTTAGTGCACTGAAACTTTTACGACTTACCGGTTTGTGTTACGGACATTCCAGAGCATTCAGGTTAGTGTTCCGAACCTTCCATAACATTCTGGTTAGTGTTCCAGACTGTACAGACAATCTGATCATTGTTTCAGACCTTCAAAAACATCACTGTTAGTGTTTTGGCCCGTCCAGAATATCTTGGTGAGGGTGCTGGACCTTACAGAACATACTGGTTAGTGTTCCGAACATTCCGAAATATTCTCGTTAGTGTTCCGGACCTTCTGGATCATTTTGGTTAGTGTTCTGGCCCTTCCAGAACATTCCGGTTCGTGTTCCAGACCTTCCAGAACATTTTTGTTAGTGTTCCAGACCTTCTAGAACATTACAGTTAGTGTTCCGGACTCTGCTGAACATCCCGTTTAGTGTACCGGACCTTCTAGAATTGGCTGGTCAGTGTTCTGAACCTTCCAAAACATTCCAGTTAGAGTTATTGACCTTCCATAACATTTCGGTTAGAGTTCCAAACCTTATAAAACATCATGATTGGTGTTCTGGATTCCCATGGTAATGCACATTACAAATCCAAACCTTTCCAAAACTTTGGACCTGGTGGTGCCTGGTCGGACCTTGGTCAGATCTAGTCTGTTTTCTCGGCAGACGCTGGGCGCGACAGATTGGGAGCCATTCGAGCTGGGCGGACGCTTCTTCTTGGCGGTGGCCAACAGTCAGAATTTGTCGTTGTGGCTAGGCTCAAGTCGCTACAGCATCAACTCGACCATCTACGAGCTCAGCACCCTCACTTGGACCTTTGAACGCTTCCAGGACATCCTTAcccacaggtgtgtgtgtgtgtgtgtgagatgtaggtggggggggggggggggggggggcggggggggggtcagaGGAGGGGGAGCCCGCATGTActtcaattaattaataataataataattttatttataggcACCTTTCAAGTCATGCAAGGTCACCGTACAAACAGgtaaaataaatcaagcaatacaaataaattttctgattcgcttctcctcactagggtcgcgggcgtgcttgggcctatcccagctatcatcgggcaggaggcggtgtacaccctgaactggttgccagacaatcgcagggcacatacaaacaaacaaccattcgcactcagattcacacctaagggcaatctagagtcttcaatcaacctaccacgcatgtttttgggatgtgggaggaacccagagaaaacccacgcaggcacgtggagaacatgcaaactccacacaggcggggccgggatttgaaccccggtcctcagaactgtgaggcagacgctctaagcagtcgtccatcaccgtgccgccttgaccTACAACCTTtaaaactcaatttaaaaaaatcttttcgaAGGggatactgaaataatgtgatTGCGCAAGgatgcacaccctcttataacaggGGGTGTGGCTGAGCTCATGATAAACCAATCACAGTCAAACTtgcgttaaatgggagtcaccaCACACCTGCCTCTCAAACTCTAACAACCCTGGTCTCGTAGCTCATATACGCCATGCACATTTTACTATTGATTTAAattaaatcaatacatttttcaaaacctTCAACtactatttctgtattttatgtattttttttataaggaAATTATATTTCATGCTCATTtgtcaaatgaaataaattatgctcatttgtcaaatgaaattattgatcttaaaaaaaacatgaatttactttttaatgctTGTACGTTTGTATTTTATGGTGAACTAtgcttaataataaaataattacactgttacatttttttgtaagttatctgttttttttcaactgattttagACTTTTGTTAGCGAGTTTCATAGCGAGCGTCTGGACTACGTGGAGGACTTttgtttctcttgttcaggtcaggtttttattttatttatttttttaagttgttcACAGTTTAGTAATCAAATGTTACTAACCTTGCTTACTGTAAACTGAATAGTAGACTGATAAAAATACCTGTAAATTAAATGTTAcatcatcattgttcaaaattgaGACCATGAACCTccgtttatttgaacctctaaagcgaAAATACctatacatataaacaaaaacgcGGACGTAGTTCAAAAGGTTGACCTGatgcaaaaccaatgtgatatttggattcagcacatcaagtggcataaatcagcaaaaatatcTTAGACaattgttgttgaccagtgtttTAACcagttatttgaaaaaattgtttaaattgctTATTTGACTAATGTTGTTCTCATTTGCAAAACAGTTTCTTATAAAgataaaattatgttttattatagTATTCATAATTAATTCCATTATAAATAATTAACCAAtcgtttgaaaacaaaaacatttaaaattctttatttaaataatattgttgtatttttttttttttaattatttgaatattaaaaaaataataataattttaggaTTCCTAATTAATTGAATGATAATGACTGAACCAAATATTTAGGAAAAAAGTGTAAAGTGTAAAAACAGTATAAAGTGGCGCTTcctgtctttttgttgttgttcagtgcCCTGGACTGGGAGTTCTTCACGTTGGGTGAGGAGAAATTGTTGGTGGTAGCCAATTCTCATGACGGGAGCTCATACTCGCTAAAGAGTGTGGTGTACAGGTCAGTGGCGGCCCTGAAAACCATTTAAAACCGTAACCTTGTCTGCAAACCCCAATCTAAGGGTTAGGCCTAAACCTGACCCCAGGCTGGACATCCTAATCCTGGCTTGATACCCTCATTTTAAACCCTacccttttttttaacaccctaatttcaaacctgAATCCTGGATTCATACcccaatttaaaaccctaactctatCTTGAAACCCTAGTTTACTTCCCTGAACCCTAATTTAATGACCCTAACcatggtttgaaaccctaatttgaaactctaacccagaCTTGAATACCTATTTTAGTGAACAGTGTGGTGTCCACCTTGTGCAGTCTTGACGGTCTTGATGATGTTGACGATCTTGACAGTGTTGACGTTCTTGAAAATCTTGGCATTCTTGACGATCTTGACAGTCTTCCCGGTGTGGTCGGGTCTTTCAGGTGGCAGGGCGCGGAGGGCTTTGTTGCGGTCCACAGACTCCCCACATTGGGCTGCAGAGACTGGGAACACTTTAGCACAAAGCGAGGGCACTTCCTGGTGTACTCCAGCGCCACCTCCAGGATCAGCAAAGTCTTCAAACTCAGGATCTACTAGGGTTGCAAGGGTGCAAatttcccatggaaatttatAGGAAAGAATGGGAATAAGGCAGGAAAGGGAACTGAGAAAAGATATTTTAGCACCatcctgactaaaacaaccaGACTGCAAGTACAGTTGTACTTTTTGGCTTCAAAGTGCTCCAGGTATTTTTCGAGTTGAGAGCCATCGCTTGGTTTTAGTGTATGATCCTATTTTCAAtatccatttttattcaaatatataCTCAGTATGAGTCAAAAACATTTATCCAATTACATTTATCTCATTGTCTTTACAAGACAACGGCCCCGGTGGCACCCGCCACCCACTGGTCTCGCATGGGGCATCGTTTTACTAAGCCCAACCACTAAAtagagtttttttaaattcaattacagtaaaaataatgactaaatagtaataaaattttaaaaataaaataaaactgaccAAACTAAAGATATATTAAAAGAAGACCAAATTCTGGGCTAAAAAGGAAAAGCTTGTGTCTTTGttatacataaaaacataaataaaatcgaTAGAAaaacgatccatccatccattttcttctttacTATCTGAGGTTAGGTCGAGGGGGCAggagcttaagcagggaagcccagacttcaatctccccagccacttggaccagctcttctgggggggggatcctgaggtgttacccggccagccgagagacatagtctctccagcgtgtcagGGTCGTCCCCGGGACATCACGTGCCCGGGgcacctcaccaggaaggtgTCCAGAGGGCATCCTAACCAgctgcccaagccacctcatctggcttctctggATGCgtaggagcagcggctcaacgcTGAGCCTCTctcggatgaccaagcttctcaccctctctcagGAGAccccagacaccctgcagaggaaactcatttccaccgcttgtatccgcgctcttattctttcggtcagaacccacagctcatgaccttaggtgagtgtaggaacgtagatcgatcagtaaattgagagctttgccttttggctcagctccttcttcaccacgacagattTATACAGAGTCCACcttactgcagacgctgcactgatcctcCTGTCTatctccattcttccctcactcgtgaacaagaccctgagatacttgaactcctccacttggggcaggctGTCTTCCCCAacccagagagggcacgccacccttttccaactgaagaCCATGacctcaaatttggaggtgctaattttcaCCCCAGCCGCTtgacactcggctgcgaaccattTCAGTGCGAGTTGAAGAAGACGACTCATGAAGTCATTAGAACCACATCAACTGCAAAAAGCAGGGACGTAATACTGATGTCACCAAACCATACCAATGCCTTGGCTGAGCCTACAAATTCTGCTCAAAAAGGTAATGAACATAATCGGTgagaaagggcagccttggtcgagtccaactctcactggaaacaaatccaatgcggaccaaactctgacaccggtcgtacagcgACCGAAGTGCCCGTATCAGGgagtccggtaccccatacGCCTGGAGCAcgccccacaggactccccgagggacacggtcgaacgccttctccaagtccacaaaacgcattggtggggcgaactcccatgcaccctccaggaccctgccgagggtgttagcgctggtccactgttccacggccaagacgaaaaccacactgctcctcctgaatctgagattcgacttcctgactgACCCTCcactccagaacccctgaatagaccttaccagaaaggctgaggagtgtgatccccctattattggaacacacccaccagtcccccttcttaaaaagccattccagaggcactgtccccgatgtccccgcgataggactcctccttcagcttgacggcatcccttactgCTGTTGACCTTACGGCTACAACtcctcaacaatggaggtgtgcacttggactcaatgtcccccgcctccctcgggATGTGGGCGAAGTTCTGTtgaaggtgggagttgaagctccttctgacagaggatTCTGCCAGGTGTTCCCTACAGACGCTCACAATACAAGTTTAGGTCTGCCAGTTTGGACCAGCATcgtcccccaccattggagccaactcaccaccaggtggtgatcggtttacagcttcgcccctctcttcacccgagacGTTCCGCAAGAAGGGTCGGCCCACCCATGAGGTGGGGTCAGCAATAAGTAAGGGCACTGCGGCCTCAAGGGGGCAGCACAAatctgtaatttatttatttatttatttttttttttaaagagaatttttttgggggcggggcggaatcaccttcatccatccattttctgtaccgctttattctcactagggtcgcaggggtgccggagcctatcccagctatacttgggcggggcacaccctgaactggtcaccagccaattgcagggcacataaaaacaaacaaccattcacacccacattcacacagacgggcaatttagagtcttaaatcaacctaccacgcatgtttttgggatgtgggaggaaaccggagtacacagagcaaactcacacaggcacagggagaacatgcaaacgccacacaggcggggccgggatttgaaccacggtcctcagaactgtgtgttCATTATAATCATATTAAAATGTAGCCAAATATTACACTCAAATAAAATAGttctaaaataacaaattaaggcaaattccgctccaagaaatggtcctatactatattgtttccacttattaaacagcacaatactgtaggctcaccaggcagattacaaaaacaggaacaaggctgcagtggatataaaaagtatatatatctaattttgaccaagataaatcatttaaaaactttttttcaccattaatgtgacctagaatttctACAAgtcaattgatttattgtatctttttgagaggggaggtgaaagtaaacaactgaaatcgacttgtatgtgattgacttggacttgacgtttaacttgttgccttcttggccaggtcaccgtTGCGAAAgagttctgttttaactggtcttttacctggttaaataaataaaataaaaataaatggttgcacaaggatgcactccctcttattactggtatgtggctgtgttcagaagtaacagatcacattcaaactcatgttcaatgggagccCACACACACCCGCaaccatttcaattttgaagtgcccaaaaccaacaacacatgcatatggccttacagaaacattatttgctttatccactaaatTGGcttgaatgaagaagctgtttgttgaCCGGGCTAATTGAttgagagtgtgagtgagtgagcgagagagagagagagcacagaACGCACCCCAGAAACAGCACGTTTTACagttgtgaccataaaatagtgctaatgttgccatatgcacagccaaagcaacagcaaaaacatctgctaTTTACCggaaggtgttttctcaagtgtgaagtgggctgaaatgtccaagtttgggcagtgacaagaCTGCTGCATgttaagctgttgtttttcgtagttTGTAATGCAAACACGAGTAGCGCGTGGCTGTCACGAGTCACTCTGATTGGCTCGAGAAGCCCAAtaaaagactttgtgtgcggacatATGACTTTTTTGTGTCGTTTGCTTGGTGAACTTGAGGCGAACATCACAGTGGTAACGTTGGATTAGCGCACAGGCACCCGATGACGAAGTCGAAAACAAAATTCTAAAAATAGATCTTGCACGCAGTTATTGATCTATGTAAGTAGTGAAGTAGATAATTGTAGCGGAGTAAACACTATTTCTTCTTAATATAAATACTCTAGTAAAAGTAAGCGTATGGTGCGTAAAGCccaagacaacttagctccaagCATCATGCcgacacacaaactcctccatCACGAAAAGGTGACGGCTCAGGGTAGggataaaatttgtttttaaaaaaaatacaaaagtccCTACTCTAagctcattaaataaaaaaatatcaactgaaattccatccatccatccattttctttaccccttatcctcactagggtcgtgggttgctggagcctatcccagctatcttcggggggaggcagggtacactctgaaccggtcgccagccaatcacagagtacatagaaacaaacaaccattcgcactcatattcacacaaacgggcaatttagtcttcaatcaacctaccacgcatgtttttgggatgtgggaggaaaccggagtgcccggagaaggcaaactccacacaggcggcgtcaggatttgaaccccggtccttagaactgtgaggcagatgtgcgagccagttgttcaccgtgccggctcaactgaaataaataaaataagaaaataaagaatatggacaaaaatataatttaaaaggtAATGTCCACACACTATagtgttttcttttaatatttatttggacagcacggtggatgactggttaacacatctgcctcacagttccgaggacccgggttcagatccggcctcacctgtgtggagtttgcgtgttctccctgtgcctgcgtgggttttctccggttactccggtttcctcacaaaaaacatgcatggtaggttaattgaagactttaaattgcccgtaggtgtgaaagtgagtgcaaatggttgtttatttatatgtgccctgcgattggctggcgaccagttcagggtgtaccccgcctctcatccaAAGAAACCTAtataggcttcagcacacccgcgaACCTAGTTATGATAAGAGGTACCAAAAATGAATGACTGATTTATTTGTCTGCCTGAACAAgcaatttgtgaaatttttgtgAATCTCCAGGGATTCAAtttggcaatttaaaaaaatgttataaaaaaaaaatgtaaaaatactgaATGCCACTCTGAGCAAACAAGAAATAAATGTCCATGCACGTGTCGTTTAATTAGTTTTCAAAGACGCGAGCCACTCAAGCAGAAAGCTCAATTTCAAAAAGTGTTTGCGAGGAAGAACACCAAACTCCTTAGAGAAGcaggcatttttttccttttaaaaaaatgtgcacttTTATGGACATGTTGCACAAGCAAgcgccttttttttccctcaacatCTCTCCTCCATCACCTTCTTTTGGCCGTGAGCGCACGGCATCAGGTTTGATTCCACCCCAAAACAAGCTACTCCCTTGTTGCCCTTCAAATTTAGTTCAATTGTGCATGAAGACTTCACCTTGTGGACATACTTGCTGTTGCGCCCGTCTCCTGCAACTAGTGTTCTTACTTGTTGGATGACACAATTGTGTTTTTGCAGGTATGCGTATTCAGCTTTACCACCTGAATTGAAATTGAACCTAAACAAATGTTGGAAAACAAGAGTTTTAAAAGATTTAATCCAAATGTATtgaaggaaaaaataataattgaatacaactgaactgtacttaacaaatgtactgtactgtaggattggatcacattttatgaactATTTAGCTCATTCTAAAGGGTTCCCATACTTTTTGCTTGCAAGTGTATACGTTAGCACCCAATGACATATCTGACACACAAAGAAACCAGACACAAAATGAGCTGTTGCTGACAATGACtttataaattaataaaaacattcccTTTAGTGTTCTTGTGACAGCTTGTTTTccacctctcacacacacacatcatcatatagaaaaatatttttaacatttctttttgttggaCATTCATCCTCTGCACCcgatattgtttgttttgttgctgttgttttcttacagtatttacacattcggtttgtgtgtgtgccgaCCAACTCCAGGTTTTTGCATAGTTgacatgggaggaaactggaagaAACATTTGATCGGGTGAAGAGTCAAACATGGCACCAGAAGAACaagtaaatcaaaataaaaatacagtaaagaaCGTCCAGCAGGAAGAGCCACTGGACAGCCGCCACAAACGACTTGGCAAGTAAGGAGACGCGGCacttttttctcactt contains:
- the LOC133487130 gene encoding thrombospondin-type laminin G domain and EAR repeat-containing protein-like; the encoded protein is MLTCWLNLLVAGVLVAATVPSHGWRPCTDLQPFDLLARVLPQPGRTLSPQVQMVQSGGSRGLRLADATAILLSYAANQIFTNCDFFPAEFSLVATFKMPRLRQQKHEYILSVVDNEADSLLLGLRVSHNRVHLLVNPPGTGGRLRLSFKEFSLDDNHWHTMVLAVSGVDAALTVDCGLKLELTQVRSFPAALSTRGSRFYIGTRKRTTHRFSGLLRQLVLVPGSDATTRLCPSSEPQLAHLLVPQVLVSVPLSPGSLSPLYTYEAEARVTSGSRPQCSRSKDGQLWFNISRKRMSVCDGVTWKTLQGGSERLDYVEDFQDLYTASETFDVEVFSIPSVGLFLAAANRDSGPGSGIYRWTKGSFRLYQNISTREARAWKHFTIDGQSFLVVANSREADRELSVIYRWNGHRLRFVHYQSLETYAALDWEAFNMHNHSFLVVANHRQASNHNINSVIYRWNPKSKLFEVNQTLSTSGAYDWEFFTMGPYHFLVVANTFDGRTTNIGSTIYIWMDGCFRTFQNIPTLGATDWEPFELGGRFFLAVANSQNLSLWLGSSRYSINSTIYELSTLTWTFERFQDILTHSALDWEFFTLGEEKLLVVANSHDGSSYSLKSVVYRWQGAEGFVAVHRLPTLGCRDWEHFSTKRGHFLVYSSATSRISKVFKLRIY